In Candidatus Eisenbacteria bacterium, the genomic stretch ACGAAATTGTGGTACTTCTTGTGGACGGAAACCTGTACTCCGCGGGCTTCGAGGTAGAGTTCTTTGGACGAAAAACCCTGATGCCTCGCGGGCCTGCCGTCCTATCAATCAAGACAGGTGCTCCCATCGTGCCGGCACATGTTGTGAGGCGGGGAAGGTTCAGGTTTTCCATTGACATCATGGCACCTGTGCACGCTCCTCAGGGCGAAAAGGACATAGTGGCGGAAGAACTTACGGAGCACGTGGTGTCAATACAGGAGAAAGACGTAGCCGAGCATCTCGGACAATGGTGCATTTTCAGGAGCGTATGGTCTTAGAAGAGGACTTCTCGTGAAGATAGCGATTGTGAGTCAAGCTTACTATCCTACCTACGGGGGAGTCACCGAGCACGTGCACTACACCTCTCATTTCCTCAGAGAACTGGGGCATAAGGTCAAGATAGTAACCGGACGGATGCCGGCAAACGGAGGAGAAGAGATAGAATTTCCGGATGTAGTCAGGATTGGCAGGAGCATTCTTATCCCGTCCAACGGATCTTTTTCCAATTTCACGGTGGGAAGAAAACTAAGCGAGAGGCTCAGAGATTTCCTGCTGTCCGAGAATTTTGACTTACTCCATGTACATGATCCTCTGGCCCCGACGCTTCCGCTCTTTGCCAATATGAATGCCACATGTCCAGTCGTCGGCACATTTCATTCCTCGGCAAAGAGAAGTAGAGGATATCAGCTCTTCAGGCACTTTCTCAGGAAGCACCACGCCAACCTTGTCGGAAAGATAGCCGTCTCAGAGCCGGCCAGGGAGCTCATCGCGAAGTATTTCGGCGGCGAATATGTGATAATTCCAAACGGCGTCGATACAAACAGGTTTCATCCCGCAAATGAGCCGCTTCCTGAGTTTCTTGACGGGAAAGTCAATCTTCTTTTCGTGGGCAGATTGGACCCAAGGAAGGGGTTGAGCAATCTGATTGAGGCGATGCCAAGAATTTTCAGAGAGCTTGGAGGAAACGTCAGATTGATAATCGTTGGGGGTGGATATTTGAGAAGAATTCTCGGCCAAAAGGTCGATGGGCACATAAAACCCCATGTCCACTTTGTCGGTAAGATCTCCAGAGAACTCTTGCCCAGGTTCTATGCCACGTGTGACATATTCTGTTCTCCTGCTACCAGGAACGAGAGTTTCGGAATCGTTCTCCTTGAAGCCATGGCTTCGGGAAAACCAATTATCGCTTGCGACATCCCTGGATACAGAACTGTTGTGACTGATTCCAGGGAGGGTCTCCTTGTTAAGCCAAAGGACCCCGGCTCTCTGGCGGAGGCGATAGTCAATCTTGCCAGAAATGGTGCTGAGAGAGCCGCCATGGGAGAACTTGGAAGAAAAAAGGCCCTTTCTTATTCCTGGGAGCGAATCACCGGAAGGATCGAGAGTTACTATTCCGAAGTTCTCGGCAGGAAAAGAGAATGTACCTCCCGTTTTGCAGAACCCTCCGTCTTTACAGCGGCCCAAACCTGAATACCAGATTGAAGCCACGACTTTTTGCAAACCTCGACTACGCAGCACTCTGGACAGGACAGTTCGTCTCAATATTCGGGGACAGGCTCAATAGCCTCGCTCTCTTCGGCCTCATATCGCAGGAAACTCAGGAATTCAGGATTGCCGGATCCTCCTTTGAGCTCTCGAAGCTGACCATATTCATCCTGCTGCCCGCAATCCTCTTTGGGCCATTCATAGGAGTCCTCGTTGACAGATGGAATACAAAAAGGGTCCTCATGTCGTGCGATTTGATAAGAGCGGGGCTCGTGATACTTATTCCATTCGCGAGGACGCTCTCGGATTCACTCTATCCGGTCTATGGCGTCGTGTTTCTGCTCTACACGATGAATGTCTTCTTCCTGCCTGCACGTTCGGCGATCCTGCCGGAGCTTGTTCAAAAAGAGAGGCTTCTTCAGGCAAACTCGGTTGCCTCTTTCGGGGCAATATCCGCAACAATCCTGGGCTCTGCGTTGGGCGGTTTCATAGTTGCAAAAGCCGGCTGGAGATTCGCGCTTTATCTTGATTCGCTTTCATTTATGTTTTCTGTTGCTGCAATCTCGTTCATAAGGTATCACCCGGCGAAGAGCCCGAACCTGGCGGCAAATGGAATCCCCTCCGACAGAAGGCAGGTCCGGCTTCTTGCAGAGCTTAGGAGGGCGGCTCTGGAAATAGTAGAGGGATGGAGAACGATAAGATCGAACAGGAGCGTAAGAATTTCCATTCTTTCTTTCATCTTTCCAATGGCCGGAGGAGCTGCCCTTCTTGTCGGGGGAACCGCCCTTGTGAGAAAGGTTTCTGGTGAAATCACACAAGCCATGGGATTTCTTCTTGGGGCGTTGGGGTGCGGCGCGATTTTTGGCTCGATTCTGATG encodes the following:
- a CDS encoding glycosyltransferase family 4 protein, encoding MKIAIVSQAYYPTYGGVTEHVHYTSHFLRELGHKVKIVTGRMPANGGEEIEFPDVVRIGRSILIPSNGSFSNFTVGRKLSERLRDFLLSENFDLLHVHDPLAPTLPLFANMNATCPVVGTFHSSAKRSRGYQLFRHFLRKHHANLVGKIAVSEPARELIAKYFGGEYVIIPNGVDTNRFHPANEPLPEFLDGKVNLLFVGRLDPRKGLSNLIEAMPRIFRELGGNVRLIIVGGGYLRRILGQKVDGHIKPHVHFVGKISRELLPRFYATCDIFCSPATRNESFGIVLLEAMASGKPIIACDIPGYRTVVTDSREGLLVKPKDPGSLAEAIVNLARNGAERAAMGELGRKKALSYSWERITGRIESYYSEVLGRKRECTSRFAEPSVFTAAQT
- a CDS encoding MFS transporter, translating into MKPRLFANLDYAALWTGQFVSIFGDRLNSLALFGLISQETQEFRIAGSSFELSKLTIFILLPAILFGPFIGVLVDRWNTKRVLMSCDLIRAGLVILIPFARTLSDSLYPVYGVVFLLYTMNVFFLPARSAILPELVQKERLLQANSVASFGAISATILGSALGGFIVAKAGWRFALYLDSLSFMFSVAAISFIRYHPAKSPNLAANGIPSDRRQVRLLAELRRAALEIVEGWRTIRSNRSVRISILSFIFPMAGGAALLVGGTALVRKVSGEITQAMGFLLGALGCGAIFGSILMVRYGGKLTRSHIITGGFVILGISIFLFTFAGSFFQMTLIVFLMGAAISPIFITSETTIQQSVAEGIRGRVFGTRDFSMRTLFLISAVFVGLSVERIERKDILRFVGLVLWFLAAALFVYMKRKRVMQKL